From Pedobacter indicus, a single genomic window includes:
- a CDS encoding RNA polymerase sigma factor, protein MLENFYRTGDLEVLGRLYEPYMYLIYGLCLKYLKDPVKSEDAVMQIFEELIKKLRVHRVDNFKGWLYTVARNHCLMELRKEDKNQTVSLEETFMENVEYPHLDDSEGMREQNLSKMESCIEQLKEEQRVCVKLFYLEQKCYKDIADKTGYSMKQVKSNIQNGRRNLKICMDKDI, encoded by the coding sequence ATGCTGGAGAATTTCTATCGAACCGGTGATTTGGAGGTTCTCGGGCGACTTTATGAACCCTATATGTACTTAATCTACGGATTATGCCTTAAATATTTAAAGGACCCGGTTAAAAGTGAAGATGCAGTTATGCAGATTTTTGAAGAACTGATTAAAAAACTTCGTGTTCACAGAGTCGATAATTTTAAGGGATGGCTTTACACGGTGGCTCGAAATCATTGCCTGATGGAGCTACGTAAAGAAGATAAAAACCAGACCGTTTCTTTAGAAGAAACTTTTATGGAAAATGTCGAATATCCGCATCTTGATGATAGCGAGGGTATGCGTGAGCAGAATTTATCGAAAATGGAATCATGTATAGAGCAATTGAAAGAAGAACAAAGGGTTTGTGTGAAGTTATTCTATCTAGAGCAGAAATGCTATAAAGACATCGCAGACAAGACGGGGTATTCGATGAAACAAGTAAAAAGCAATATACAGAACGGGAGACGGAATTTAAAAATTTGCATGGATAAAGATATATGA
- a CDS encoding sensor histidine kinase, with amino-acid sequence MKFRSLIFLNAILVASAIALVSFLLRLELAEIIVIFVSAAIISFVIFYILMERYVYSKIKIIYKLIHNLKLGKDIKETLAEHVSSDPIGDVQKEVREWARDKKKEIDALKSQEKYRREFLSNISHEFKTPLFAIQGYIDALQDGLIEEDTNLANKFLDKATNNLDRLSYLIKDIDEISKLESGELSINFQQFDLSILIHEVIESLELKAQKHKIKLHFNDKPKIQSMVNADREKVRQVLANLLSNSIKYGKENGETEITLFELHDQVLIEISDDGIGIDEENLPRIFERFYRTEKSRARDIGGSGLGLSIVKHILEAHQQTISVQSKEGIGSTFSFTLGKKR; translated from the coding sequence ATGAAGTTTAGATCTTTAATTTTTCTAAATGCTATACTGGTTGCATCTGCAATTGCTCTAGTTAGTTTCCTTCTTCGACTTGAACTAGCGGAGATTATTGTAATTTTTGTCAGCGCAGCGATAATTAGTTTCGTTATTTTTTACATATTGATGGAGCGCTATGTTTATAGTAAAATAAAAATAATCTATAAACTTATCCATAACCTCAAGCTAGGAAAAGATATAAAAGAAACCTTGGCAGAACATGTAAGTTCGGATCCCATCGGCGATGTTCAGAAAGAAGTTCGAGAATGGGCAAGGGACAAGAAGAAAGAAATTGATGCGCTAAAAAGTCAGGAAAAATACCGACGTGAATTTTTGTCAAATATCTCCCATGAATTCAAGACTCCGCTTTTTGCTATTCAAGGTTATATTGATGCTCTACAGGATGGCTTGATTGAGGAAGACACTAACCTCGCCAATAAGTTTTTAGATAAAGCAACTAATAATCTGGACAGATTAAGTTACCTGATTAAAGACATTGACGAAATATCTAAATTAGAAAGTGGCGAACTTTCGATAAACTTCCAGCAATTTGATCTTTCTATTTTAATTCACGAGGTAATTGAATCATTAGAATTAAAAGCTCAAAAGCATAAAATCAAACTCCACTTCAACGATAAGCCCAAAATACAGTCGATGGTTAATGCTGATCGTGAAAAAGTGAGACAGGTACTGGCAAACCTTCTTTCTAATTCGATAAAATATGGAAAGGAAAACGGCGAAACAGAAATCACCCTCTTCGAACTCCACGATCAAGTATTAATTGAAATCTCAGATGACGGAATAGGCATAGACGAAGAAAATCTCCCAAGGATATTTGAAAGGTTTTATCGAACCGAAAAAAGTAGAGCGCGAGATATTGGCGGCTCGGGTTTAGGTCTATCCATTGTCAAACATATCCTGGAGGCACACCAACAAACCATTTCAGTGCAAAGTAAAGAAGGTATCGGAAGCACATTTAGCTTTACGCTAGGAAAGAAGAGATAG
- a CDS encoding phosphatidylserine decarboxylase family protein, producing the protein MTIHKEGYTSIALGVLFVFVLNAITHYYASENQLLTWAVYILSAFVLIALLQFFRSPKRTITQDEKIILCPADGKVVVIEETEETEYFQDRRLQISIFMSPINVHINRNPVSGIVKYFKYHPGKYLMAWNPKSSTLNERTTTVVETDGIEILFRQIAGAMARRIVWYVKEGQTVDQGTEFGFIKFGSRVDVFLPIGSKVAVKLGDKVKGGITVLGEINNEV; encoded by the coding sequence ATGACTATTCATAAGGAAGGATATACCTCAATTGCCCTCGGAGTCTTATTTGTTTTTGTCCTCAATGCAATCACTCACTACTATGCTTCTGAAAATCAACTTCTAACTTGGGCCGTGTATATTTTATCAGCCTTTGTACTGATCGCGCTTTTACAATTCTTCCGGAGTCCGAAGCGGACGATAACTCAAGATGAGAAAATTATTTTATGTCCGGCAGATGGAAAAGTTGTTGTTATTGAAGAAACAGAGGAAACGGAATATTTTCAGGATAGAAGGCTGCAAATATCGATTTTCATGTCGCCAATAAATGTCCATATCAACAGGAATCCGGTGAGCGGTATCGTAAAATACTTTAAATATCATCCAGGCAAATATTTAATGGCTTGGAACCCAAAATCCTCGACGCTTAATGAACGTACAACAACTGTTGTAGAAACAGATGGCATCGAAATCCTGTTCCGGCAAATTGCAGGAGCAATGGCCAGGCGAATCGTATGGTATGTAAAAGAGGGACAGACAGTCGACCAAGGTACAGAGTTTGGCTTTATTAAATTTGGGTCGCGTGTTGATGTTTTCCTTCCGATTGGAAGCAAAGTGGCTGTAAAACTGGGTGACAAAGTTAAAGGAGGAATTACAGTGCTAGGTGAAATAAACAATGAAGTTTAG
- the hpt gene encoding hypoxanthine phosphoribosyltransferase: protein MKLQIDKKEFGLMIEHDQVKKRIRLIGTQINVSYEKQVPVFIGVLNGCFLFMADLMKEIDIAAETCFIKLASYQGDQQQGEIKEIIGLCVDIKDRDVIIVEDIIDTGNTLHYLLEKIKEHKPASVAICSLLLKPAKLQHTFPNLAFVGFEIPDEFVVGYGMDYNGLGRNLKDIYKACD, encoded by the coding sequence ATGAAATTACAAATCGATAAAAAGGAATTTGGTCTCATGATCGAGCATGATCAGGTGAAGAAGCGGATCAGACTGATCGGCACACAAATCAATGTGTCATACGAAAAACAGGTTCCTGTTTTTATCGGTGTTTTAAACGGTTGCTTTCTTTTCATGGCTGACCTGATGAAAGAAATTGATATCGCTGCTGAGACCTGCTTTATTAAACTAGCTTCCTATCAAGGTGATCAGCAGCAAGGGGAAATAAAAGAAATCATCGGGTTGTGCGTCGATATTAAAGACCGGGATGTAATTATTGTTGAAGATATTATTGATACAGGGAATACACTGCATTATCTGTTAGAAAAAATTAAGGAACACAAACCCGCATCTGTAGCGATCTGCTCCTTGTTGCTTAAGCCTGCAAAACTACAGCACACTTTCCCCAACCTGGCGTTCGTTGGCTTTGAAATCCCCGACGAGTTTGTTGTCGGTTATGGCATGGACTATAACGGTCTCGGAAGGAACTTAAAAGATATCTATAAAGCGTGTGACTAA
- a CDS encoding transglycosylase domain-containing protein — translation MEKIRAFLKSIPKRYYIIAASITGALLVLFTIVAIIAVNKREPLLKSAIERAKAKALEDYQIKLDIEDAYFSGLKEVTFEDISATPLDADTLAKIELLRVSVKLFPLLSGTVKLANMDMENASITFIKKDSVTSNYDFFFREDQVDTATVVPETEKEPIHLGKLVNRVIHQVLYKIPENMDLENFDVSYKDDSLFHRVTVPRANIDNGNLESTILINSDKATWHLDGDLNPGRNKLFFRLYAEDGKVELPLLQDKYGLLVNFDTVEAELQDVKWKNSDDLQISVSGRLGNFLINHWRIASNDVIIPQAFAQAEFIIGKDFIELDKGSEVQLAKITAHPYAKLTLQPHKIYNLGVDIPEMDAQEAFDSFPTGLFESLEGIKVSGKMKYSFDLHLDSQNPDSVQLHSAIEEDGFKINSYGKTDLSKINSTFTYQPYEEDGPVRNIIVGPENPNFTPLNQISPTLRNAVLTAEDPTFFQHEGFVEKSIKASIATNFKEKAFTRGGSTISMQLVKNVFLDREKTLARKVEEMLIVWLIEHNDIVSKERMYEVYLNVIEWGKDVYGISEASRHYFLKDQSQLTVGESIFLASIVPSPKRGLSRFTSYGGLQPYLTGYFRLIGTLMANSGYIPRDSTRSYGFYSVSLRNAVLPSREPEPDSTMQDTDQDRIDLEREVDEAQRLLEQLFGKEIEDQ, via the coding sequence TTGGAGAAGATCCGTGCATTCCTAAAATCGATACCCAAGCGGTATTATATAATTGCTGCGAGTATTACCGGCGCGCTGCTCGTGCTATTTACAATTGTGGCGATTATCGCTGTCAACAAAAGAGAACCCTTGTTAAAGAGTGCGATCGAACGAGCAAAAGCCAAGGCCTTAGAGGACTACCAAATTAAACTTGATATTGAAGACGCCTACTTCTCCGGACTGAAAGAAGTAACTTTCGAAGACATTTCTGCCACTCCGCTGGACGCGGATACGTTGGCGAAAATTGAACTGTTGCGGGTTAGTGTCAAGTTGTTTCCCTTGCTCAGCGGAACAGTGAAACTCGCTAACATGGATATGGAAAACGCCAGTATCACCTTCATCAAAAAAGACAGCGTTACGAGTAATTATGACTTCTTTTTTCGGGAAGATCAAGTCGATACGGCCACCGTTGTGCCTGAAACCGAAAAAGAACCGATTCACCTGGGCAAGCTTGTCAACCGGGTTATCCATCAGGTTCTCTATAAGATTCCCGAAAATATGGACTTAGAAAACTTTGACGTTTCTTACAAAGATGATAGTCTGTTTCACAGGGTAACGGTTCCTCGGGCTAATATCGACAACGGGAACCTGGAATCGACAATTTTAATTAATTCCGACAAGGCTACCTGGCATCTTGATGGGGATCTCAATCCGGGTCGGAACAAGTTATTCTTCCGCTTGTATGCAGAAGACGGAAAAGTCGAACTTCCTCTCCTCCAGGATAAATATGGTTTGCTTGTAAATTTCGATACGGTAGAGGCTGAACTTCAGGATGTCAAATGGAAGAACAGCGATGACCTGCAAATTTCGGTAAGTGGACGACTTGGCAATTTCCTGATAAACCATTGGCGCATTGCATCCAACGACGTCATCATTCCGCAAGCCTTCGCTCAAGCAGAATTCATTATTGGTAAGGACTTTATAGAGTTAGACAAAGGATCGGAAGTTCAGTTGGCTAAAATAACAGCTCACCCTTATGCGAAGCTGACCCTGCAACCGCATAAAATCTATAATTTAGGAGTAGATATACCTGAAATGGATGCTCAAGAGGCCTTTGATTCATTTCCTACCGGGCTCTTTGAATCGCTCGAAGGGATCAAGGTTTCTGGAAAAATGAAATATAGTTTTGATCTGCATCTGGATTCACAGAATCCTGACAGCGTGCAACTGCACTCGGCGATTGAAGAAGACGGTTTCAAGATCAACTCTTATGGAAAGACTGATCTATCGAAAATCAACTCGACTTTCACCTATCAGCCTTACGAAGAAGACGGTCCTGTCCGGAATATTATTGTTGGTCCTGAAAACCCGAACTTTACCCCTCTAAACCAGATATCCCCGACGTTACGCAATGCCGTTCTAACTGCAGAGGATCCAACATTCTTTCAACATGAGGGTTTCGTGGAAAAATCAATCAAAGCATCAATTGCTACTAATTTTAAGGAAAAAGCATTCACCCGTGGCGGCAGTACAATTTCGATGCAACTGGTTAAAAATGTTTTTCTGGACAGGGAAAAGACCTTAGCGAGAAAAGTTGAGGAAATGCTTATTGTGTGGCTAATCGAACATAACGATATTGTGAGCAAAGAAAGAATGTATGAGGTATATCTGAACGTCATCGAGTGGGGAAAAGATGTTTATGGGATTTCGGAGGCTTCACGTCATTATTTTCTAAAAGATCAATCTCAATTGACTGTCGGTGAGAGCATTTTCTTGGCGAGCATCGTCCCCAGCCCCAAAAGAGGTTTGTCGCGCTTTACAAGTTACGGTGGTCTGCAACCTTATCTGACCGGATACTTCCGGCTAATCGGTACGCTGATGGCTAACTCTGGTTATATCCCGAGAGATTCGACGCGAAGTTATGGTTTTTACTCTGTGAGCTTACGAAATGCTGTCCTCCCTTCAAGAGAACCGGAGCCGGACAGCACAATGCAGGACACTGATCAAGACCGGATTGATTTGGAAAGAGAGGTCGATGAGGCCCAACGGCTACTTGAACAGCTTTTTGGTAAGGAAATTGAAGATCAATAA